In Aedes albopictus strain Foshan chromosome 3, AalbF5, whole genome shotgun sequence, the genomic window TACTGTCCAACGGAGGAAATGCTGGCAGATATACTCACGAATGTGTTACAACGTGAACGTCTGGAGAAGCTACGTAGCTGCCTAGGAATAAAGCCCGATTCGTTCGGGGAGAAGTGTTGCGAAGTAACCGTCCGAATTGGAAGATAACGATAGTTATTATTACTTTATACGGCAGTTTCCTATTAATTATATGTACATTCCAACTGCTTACTCCTCTgtcatagcagttcgactactTAACTGTCCTATATTGGCTATTGAACAGCTACTCAAAATCTCTCAAAATATGACAGCTATAGTGTAGCATTTGAAATGCAAAATTTTTGGGGTTTTCAAGCAAAAAATACTGTTCAGCACATCCCGTTTTGAAGCGATGAGTGGGAAAAAGATAAAAAAGGGAGAATTAGAAAAGCCAGCGGggaaaaagtatggaattttcaacATAATTTTGTTTCCATTTTCGATAGACTGaaggataagcatttaatcagccgtatattgggctaAACCCATACCTACGCGGCTGATTTTTATGTAATGGAAAAAAGCGCATTctagctgcttattggttacctacTTGCACATTTTCAAGAAAGCGCTCGCTCAAATGTAGGTTATGCCTGGGTACTTTCTTGGATTTTGAAGATGGTCCCTCCCTTATCACTATCCTATATGCAACTTTCTCTCAAGTGGATGACGATGTAGGCTCAAATAAATTGCGCGTCTCTAGGTTCGGCATTCTGATACCTGATCTGAGACTGTGAAAATCATGATAATATGGCCCCAATGTATAGATTATGTTGAATACCTGAGAAGCCATTGCCAATGGACAGTGATATCTGCGTTACTTAAAAGCCCACGACTGTTCTAACATTCTCTCGATTATTAACACGAACCACACTTACATTGGCCGCTGCTCCTGCAAGCCTCATCAAGCACTAGCCGTGGCCACCTTTTCCGGCTCGGCCTCAGCAGCCGTAACTTCTTTGCTGCTCTCCTCCTCCTTCGGAGCCGGTGGCTCATCGTCCACCCGGTAGGTAATGTAGGCCGGCGCCTTTGGCGGCATCCAGTCCGGAATGATCTTCTCATGCAGTCGCCAGACCCCGTACTCGTTCGATAAGTGTTTTTCAAACACCACGTACTCCAGGCAATCCTTTTCAACGAGTTCGCTCCCGTGCATCAATCGCCCAAAGCGATCGTAAATAACCAGCACCTGCTGGGTGTGGAAACGTACCGTAACCTGCCCGAAAATATTATCCTTACTGATGACATCCGTGCAACGGGCATGAACAACTCGCGGAGGTTCCAACGATTTGATGAATTTCCACCGAATGGTCTTATCGTTTACGTTATGCATCAACTCCGGGTAGGCCCTTTCCGTGACGATTTCCCGCAGCTTGTATTTACTCTTCTCCATCAGCAAGTTGTGCGCCTGAATGTAAATCTCCTGCGCTTGGGCGGCAAACTCCGGCGGTTCAAAATCATCATCGAAGCTTCGAATCTTCCGGacagccatcatcgatttggttTTCTTTTCTAGCAGTTCAAACTTTTGCTTTGCACCCTCCTTTGATACGGCGGACATTTTTCCATCGCCCTCCGGAGGAATGTACGCTTCAAACACTCCGCCGGTACAGCTGATGTGAAACGGACGCTCCATCCACGGTCGCGGCGGTAGAATGCCCCGTTCCTTCATTCGGGTCTTCATCTGTTCCTGGCTGAATTCCTCCGCTTTTTCGTTCAGGTTCGGAATGTCTACCTTGACGTACTTCTCTTTACGCAATCGTTTCCACTTCGGGTCGAAATGTTTGGTGCGCCGGTGGCGGACTTGGCTCTGCTGTATGGCCGCATTCTGGAGACATGGAGCCAGAAAGCCTGCTCGTGGAAGCTGTTAATAAATAAGGACATTGTTTTACACTTATTTTGCTTGCAATAATATGATTTTACCTGTAGAAATTTTAATCCAACGCGGCCGATTGCCGAAATCGATGCCATGATTATGAATGCGAATTCCCGTGTTTTTCGAGCTTTGACAGTTCACCGTCGATGTTTTGGTTGCTGAAAAACGTCTAACAGCGAACCGGTTCGTGATCTAAATTAAGGATAGGGGTGGAACGGAAATATTTAATGCACGGAAAGCAAAATAGAATTGGAAAGTGATCCCCAcagtacacgctaaccctcagttacccagattggtgtcaaagcgacccagattgagcaaaactgcagttactctaatctgagtaaaggcacctttactctaatctgggttaccgatgttggtggcaaaatctgggtaaccggtacccagctcctcctggaccttgattttgttaatttatttccaatttagatttttgataaaaagctcCCAATTCCCGtgtgctgttcacttacctgatgcaggaaaatagttccctggaagaatttaactgttttcccgtcatttatcttCATATTTTTCGAGGAAACACCCATAATTGCCAGCGTTCGCCTGACCGCtaccatattctcaagccggaaagtgacaaagtgccgattacccagatctttacccagattcaacctatctgggttttcgggttacccggattttgacaactgctaacaacatgaaaatccgggtagaaacgacccaggcgatgggtagtttcaggttagcgtgtagtgAAAAGAAATATTTCATATTCACCATCGATCCACGGTTGTTTGTGAaccattaatgggtgaaaaaacaCCCATTTTCTCTAGAACTGCCTctccccatttaatgggtaaaggCTGTTTACCCATTAACGGGTAAAGATGGTTTATGTCAAATGATGGGTATTTATTTACCCATTATTGAAAACCAAATCTCTCAGCGAAATGGGTAAAAATTTACCCATTTTTATTCATGCAATGGGGAGGAAATCCAAAATATATTGTTAGCATGTTAGTAATGGCTCATTAGATAATATTAAAGAATAAATAAATTCTATCTTTATTCACTCTTCactgaaatattacataataaGTTATTTTAACACTGAATTTTATTTGTCTGTATGAGTTCCATCAGCGGGGTACGCTTTCTTCCGGAACTCTCCGGATTTTCGGGCATTATCCGACGACAACTTTCTTCTTCATTCTCTGGGGCTCGGCTCCTTGTGTGTCTTCttaaatttgatcaaaatcggcTTCCTTATTCCAATGAAAAGGCTCACCGCGTTTCCCTGCCTGGTGCGAAGTAGGAAGATTGTGTAGTTAATTATGTTGCGATACGTGTCTGGAATGTGAAACCAAAGAATCTGTTAACATTCATGGACTTTTGCACTTACATAATTGATACATACCGGTGGTGATAATCAAAAAAGTTTTTAGTTTAAATAAAACAGCACAGCAGCACTATTGAAGATTTCCTCCTCCTTGCGATTCCCACTCCGATACAAATTTATTTCCAACTATTTGTTCACCCATCAACGGGTGAAAAAACACCCATTTAAATGCCAAATAGGACTACAAAAAGCGGGTATTTTTTTACTCAGTTTACATTTTCAATTTTACTCCTTTTGTGACAGAAACATGTTTTATTCcaaaatgggtatttttttacCCATCAATGGGTTTTCGCAAACAACCGTGAAgctatttctggagcaacatttgaaaagggcatacaagcattggtaaacaatgacttcacacgtcgctcctgagcccccctcagcttattcacaaaaactaagaccgttatccacttatccgcgaacggtaatggcggcggcgggcataatcaaccgattcgaattttgacgtttcttggggatcgcaatcggttggcgccaccgaacggtgggtgaaggggtgaggaggagaatgaaactgttttgactttcccccaagaaacgtcaacatCCGAATCGGTTagttatgcccgccgccgccattaccggtcgcggataagtggattagatagagcaaacatcgatctttcgaataatgcccaagtaaccattaagccgtaaaaatggcattatgtcggctctatagtcgaatgtagaacctggctaacagagctaattggttctatatcctcttatagagctgctcaaaagccacttttggcgaattattcggctgatatacggccaactttgaaatatcgtaccaagtctctggagcgaaagttgtcaaaagtgagacaagaaaacaagaaaaaaaattgtttatcctctgttcttttctaacttccttcgcttccattaaagttgcttttttgctacttcatccagattctagctgttgtcctccgagttcctgatcaagtccaaatccgttgcctttctcatctgctccaccaatgcaccatgggaatggtgtgatcaaactagtatttaaagcatgaaaaacaaaatagtttgggcatttcgagggttgaaaatgatacgggatgaggatgattcagtggtaaggttggtggtgacgaacacaggaattgatgcaggagaagcaatgtttatataaatggtcgggaaacgtcCCGCATAGAAATTTACAGTTTGTCTTAGATTCCAAACAGTAAAATTCTTCTAACTGTTAATGTTGACATATCACAGACTGTTCTTTTCATGTTGAACAATGCAAAGCCTGATGCTTTGTATTATAAAAAATGGTTTAAGCAATTCATATCAAACTGTTACAATATATCATAGAGTACAATCACTGTTAAATTATACGGAAATAAAAACATGTCATGTACTGTTGAAAAACAGCGGCACCTTTTGACAAACGGTCGATTGGCTTGCTTACGCTTTTCACATACACACGCGTTCATTACTATACataacaatttttgaacaatttgtcaAATGGTTGCACGCATTGGTATTTGTGTGCAAAACGTGAAACGAAAATTTTGGCAgcttcgtttgttttttttttagttgctcTATTTATTTTTGGGGTAAGAAGTCCTGCAGCCTTGTCCTTGGATCCAGAACCGCGTGTAGTACCGGAACCCGATCGTTATTTGCCGCAACTCGGTGATCACCCGCGCAACGGAACCCAGCAACAATCGCAGTTCTACGGCAACGACGGCAGCTCCTCCTGTAAGGCAGATTCAGCTGCCAGAAGCACTCCGAGAGGCATATCAGGATTCAGCAACATCCTTCCTTTCACTGGACACTGGCACTGGGGGTGATGGAACGGGTGGACTTGTGGGTGAGTCATAACACCATCCACCGCAAGCTGCATCTTCATACTACCCAAAAGTTGCAGAGTTGCAGATGATTGGCCAGGCTAACTGAAGCCACTCGAGGTCTGTACGGCACAACTGACCATGCTTCCTACCAACCGTACAACATCAACACGGCGAAAAGTGCTGCCTGAAAGTAGATTGCTGGAAATATGGATCTGGTCAGTCGCTGTTATTAATAGCCAAATCCTTACAGATGGAATA contains:
- the LOC109431779 gene encoding large ribosomal subunit protein mL45 — its product is MASISAIGRVGLKFLQLPRAGFLAPCLQNAAIQQSQVRHRRTKHFDPKWKRLRKEKYVKVDIPNLNEKAEEFSQEQMKTRMKERGILPPRPWMERPFHISCTGGVFEAYIPPEGDGKMSAVSKEGAKQKFELLEKKTKSMMAVRKIRSFDDDFEPPEFAAQAQEIYIQAHNLLMEKSKYKLREIVTERAYPELMHNVNDKTIRWKFIKSLEPPRVVHARCTDVISKDNIFGQVTVRFHTQQVLVIYDRFGRLMHGSELVEKDCLEYVVFEKHLSNEYGVWRLHEKIIPDWMPPKAPAYITYRVDDEPPAPKEEESSKEVTAAEAEPEKVATASA